A region of Panicum virgatum strain AP13 chromosome 8N, P.virgatum_v5, whole genome shotgun sequence DNA encodes the following proteins:
- the LOC120686357 gene encoding disease resistance protein RGA5-like, translated as MAEVMASAATSVMGSVIGKLTAMLGEKYKLTRDAEQGICFLKEELSTMAAVLQNLADKDGDQIDPLAKDWRSKVRELSLDIEDCIDRFRLNHSHGGSKANFVRKAVRKVKILLQDRGLAEEIQKLKSLVIEQSERAERHNIHKYLAATQSVPLDPRAHEIFREVTDLVGIDGPRKEIIELLKCEEKQYKVVSIYGTAGQGKTTLAMEVYRNITEPFDCRAFVSVSQTPDIKKLLSDILSQISKNQFDGQTERWETQQLIRNMRDYLIDKRYLILIDDIWSVAAGELIQSALPRNDNGSRVITTTRSKTVAGSCCAGIIGAHMYKAQPLGDEDSQILFFKRLFWSHEDCPQNLREVSSDILRKCCGLPLAIISIAGLLANRSRTPEAWGNTLKSISAAVDKDSPIDKMKRILMLSYFDLPPHLKSCLLYLSVFPEDFIIDCRELILLWVAEGLIPGQDRKYGGAGEKLLE; from the exons ATGGCCGAAGTGATGGCGAGCGCCGCCACGAGCGTGATGGGCTCCGTCATCGGCAAGCTGACCGCCATGCTCGGCGAGAAGTACAAGCTCACCCGAGATGCTGAGCAAGGGATCTGCTTCCTGAAGGAGGAGCTGAGCACCATGGCCGCCGTGCTGCAGAATCTCGCTGACAAGGACGGCGACCAGATAGATCCACTGGCCAAAGATTGGAGGAGCAAGGTGCGTGAGCTATCCCTCGACATCGAGGATTGCATCGACCGCTTCAGGCTCAATCACAGCCATGGAGGTTCCAAGGCCAACTTCGTGCGCAAGGCCGTGCGGAAGGTGAAGATCTTGTTGCAGGACCGGGGATTAGCAGAGGAGATCCAGAAACTCAAGAGCCTTGTGATCGAGCAGAGTGAGCGGGCCGAACGCCACAACATCCACAAGTACCTCGCGGCCACTCAGTCAGTGCCCTTGGATCCTCGAGCACATGAAATCTTTAGGGAGGTGACAGATCTCGTGGGAATCGATGGTCCTCGCAAGGAGATCATCGAGTTGTTGAAATGTGAAGAGAAGCAATACAAGGTGGTGTCCATCTATGGAACCGCTGGGCAGGGAAAGACCACTCTTGCCATGGAGGTGTACCGCAATATTACTGAACCATTTGATTGCCGGGCTTTCGTGTCTGTATCTCAGACTCCAGATATTAAGAAGCTCCTCAGTGATATATTGTCTCAAATAAGCAAGAACCAGTTTGACGGCCAGACGGAAAGGTGGGAGACACAGCAGCTCATACGCAATATGAGAGACTACTTAATTGACAAGAG GTACCTCATCTTGATTGATGATATATGGAGTGTGGCAGCAGGGGAGCTTATACAATCTGCCTTACCTCGCAATGACAATGGAAGCAGAGTAATTACTACAACACGCAGTAAAACAGTAGCCGGATCATGTTGTGCTGGTATTATTGGTGCACATATGTACAAAGCGCAGCCACTTGGAGATGAAGACTCTCagatattattttttaaaagacTATTTTGGTCCCATGAAGATTGTCCCCAAAATTTAAGGGAAGTGTCCAGTGATATTCTGAGGAAATGCTGTGGCTTGCCACTAGCCATAATCAGTATAGCTGGTTTATTAGCAAACAGAAGCAGAACGCCTGAAGCCTGGGGCAATACATTGAAGTCCATTTCTGCTGCAGTTGACAAAGATTCTCCCATTGATAAGATGAAAAGAATTTTAATGCTTAGTTACTTTGACCTTCCTCCCCATCTAAAGAGCTGTTTGTTATATCTGAGTGTGTTTCCAGAAGATTTTATCATTGATTGCAGAGAGTTGATATTATTATGGGTGGCCGAAGGACTGATTCCTGGACAAGACAGAAAGTATGGAGGAGCTGGGGAGAAGTTACTTGAATGA